A window of Patescibacteria group bacterium genomic DNA:
ATCACCTCAAGCGTATGTGCCGCAAGCCAGAGAAAATTGTCCGCGTTTTGTGCGCCGGGAACCGCTTGACTTAGCGCCCCGATAGCTAAAAAAAGAAAGCCGAGCCATAGAGGGTCTAGCGTTCTATTGAATTCGTGTTTCGCCTGCCGGCGCGCAAGAAACGCGACGGCGCCAAGCAAGATAGCCGCAACGCCCTGAAAAAACGGCGCTAGACCCACAAATGACGGTACCAAAATGATCGCGGAAACGGCGGCGAGACGAGGGCCGGTGAGGAAGCTCGCTGACAACAGCACGAGTCCGATAAAATATATGAAAAAACCGGCAAAGTTAATGAGATCGCCCCCGACACCGAAAGCGTGGACTATCTGCCATGCGCCGACAAGGGAGAATCCCAAGATTCGCATAGCAGACGAGTAATGCCTACTTACGGCATACGCGTCCACCGAAAGCCATGCCATCACAAAAAAAACGAGAGCGCCCACAAGTTCAAGCGCGAAGTGGAGGTTATTGGCGATAAAATAGAGTGACATGCTTTTACATTATATACCACTTATGCCGGTTTGGTTTTGTTTTTATCCACAACGTGCTTTATGCTTTTCTTTCCGAAAGCTCTTGTTCAAGCGCTTTGATCTTTTTTTTAAGGTCCGCCATAACCAATTCCCTTCCTATCATCAATTTATTGATTTTTTCAAGCTCTTGATTTTTTTTGAGCAGTTGTTCTTCCGATATTTTTTGTTCCGTAATGGGGATACGGACCGAAATATATCTCTCCGGTTTATTGTCCGGTCCCATGGTTGGAACGATGGTGCTATTGACCCAATAGAACGAACCGTCTTTGGCGCGATTTTTTATCTCTCCTCGCCATGTCTTGCCCTGCGCGATCGTACCCCACAGTTCTTTATAAAACTCCGGCGGATGAAATCCTGATTTGAGAATGCGATGATTCTGGCCGATAAGTTCGCCGGGGCTATATTTTGAAATCTCAACAAACTTGTCATTAGCATAGTAAATGGTGCCGTGCGCATCAGTTGCAGAAACAAGAGCCGTTTCATCGAGCGCGGCAAGCAGGGCGTCAAGCAGAGCCTTTGTTTTTTCGTCGTTTTCCATCTGCGGAACCCGCATATCATTGTTTGATTCAGGCATGGTTTTTTAAAGCGCGGCAGCTGTTCCCCCGCTAGCCTTTTTAAGTTCCTCTATTTCCGCTTTCAGTTCTATCATCTTGAGCTCGCGACCGATCATAAATTTATTCATTGTGCCAAGCTCTTCGGCGTTATTTTTTACGATTTCCTCGCTCTTTTTCCTTTCAATCGCTTCGCTTAAAACATTGGCAACTGACTGAATAAAATTGATGTCTGCTTCTGAAAATGTTCGTTCAAGGGAAGTGTGCACACCCAAAACACCAAATGGTCGGTCGGACCCTTGAATAATCACGCTCATTCCGGCTTTAACGTTATGTTCTTTAAGAAGCGCCGGAGCGTTAAATCTTTTTTCTTTCGTTAAATCTTTCACCACTACCGGTTTTTCGGAGAGAAGAGTGTAGCCGGCCTGTGATTCGGTGCCGGCAGAAATCAAAGCTTGTCCCACGAAACCGGCTTTCCAGCCAACCCCGGCGCGTAAAATAAAATTTTTGCCGTCAGGCTCAAGCTCCAAAATTTTAACGTATTCCGTTCCTAATACTTGAGAAACTTCTTTAACGGTTTCGTTCATTAAATCAATAATATTTGAATTTCCCAGCGCCTTTTGTCCGAGGAGTGCCACGACGGATTGTCCATCGGCTAAGCGCTTCGCGCCGTTAAAAGCCCGTTCAAGCTCTTTCTTGGAATTTAAAAGGTTCCGGTTTAATTTATTTAAAACTATGAGGATCAACGCGCCCAAAAAAGCGACCACTAAAGCAAAGAGCTTTATTTTCTCAATCGGCGCCATAGCGATTCTTTTCGGTTCTTCAAACACGACCGCCCAGCCGGTCTCTTTGATCAGACCGCCCGCGGCGAGAACCTTCTCTTTTTTTTCATTCTCATAGGTATAGGAGTCATCATCGGAGACCGCCAGGTCCTCTTTTCCGGAAAGAATGTCGTCCACGATTTTCAAGGAGCTCCTATTTGTTTGCTGGAGAACCAAGGAGGGATCGCGGTGAAAAATTAAATCGCCGTTTTTGTCAACAACATACACATGTCCGCCGGAAACAGACCTGATACTGTCCAGACTGCTGAACAAAGCCCGTATATTGAGTTCGGCGGAGAGCACCCCGGCAACCTCCCCTCTGACGAAATACACGGGAACAGCCACGACCGAGAGCGGTTCAAGGGTTTCGGTAAATCTGATATCGCCGAAAAATGGAAGTCCGGAATTGATCACTGTGATAAATTCCTGTTTCTCGGACAAGTTTTCTAACGCCGTCTCCAAGACGGTCGCGAACCTATCCGCCCGAAAGAGTTCTCTTCCGTTTTTATCAAACAAAGAGGCCTTGTTGAAATAGGGATTGTTCAATATTTTTTCTACTATCGCCTTGTTGTCCGGATGACCCAGATCGGGATTCAGAAAAAGAGCCGGCAGTGTCAGGTTAGCGGTCTGGTTGTCCAAGAAAAACTCGATCTCGGATTGGCTTCTCTTGACTATTTCAACCTCGTTCTCGCTTATCTGATGCCGCATGGTCCCGATGGTAGGAATGAGCCAGGCTAAATTTAAAAGCACGATCAAAAAACCGATAAGAAGGAAGGCGACGGAAGAGTAAAAGTCTTTTTTACTAAAATACTTCATCTACTTTACGAGCTTTGCTTTATTGGCTATCTCCGGGCTGATCGTAATGCCTAAGCTTTCTGCGCTAGAAAGAGAAACGTAAAAATCAATTACGCTCGGCTGCTCAAAAGGAAGGCTCTTGATGTCTATTTTATCGGTTAAGATTTTTTCTGCCAGTCTGGCCGTCATCCTCCCCATTTCATAATAAGAGGGGCCGTAAGAAGCGATGGCGCCTTCGGCAAGCGATTCTTCGTTGGGCATGATGATCGGCAGACCCTCTTCTTTGGCGCGTGTGAGGAAAAGATCGGCTTTTGAAAAAAGAGTTCCGTGAGGATAAAATATGAGGGCGTCATAGTCTTTCTTCGTTATTTTTTTGAGAGCTTCTTCCAGTTCTCCCCGGCTCGGGTTAGTGAGAGCAAACTCGGTCAGTTCCAAGCCGATTTTCGGAGCGAGCTCGTTAGCGATCGGCCGCGCTTTTTTAGTCGGTCCGCACGTGGTGTCATAGAACACTGCCACCTTTTTGACGGTTGGAATGAGTTCTTTCAAAAGCTCCAGTCTCTTCGGAGTAAGAGAAATATTCTGTTGGGCAACACCGCTTAAATTTGTTCCTGATTCTTTGAGAGAATCCACATATCCGTGCTCCACCGGATCGCCGAGAGCGGACAAAATTGGAATTTGGCCGTCGCTCTCTTTAAGCGCTTGTTGTGTCGGTTGGGAGGAAATGGTAATAACGATATCCGGCTTGGCCTGTACCGCTTTTGATATCATATTTTTTAATTTTTCCGGATCGCCTTCGGCGTCGCTTTTATAAATATTTAAACCTTCTCCGTGATGAAGCTCTTTTAATCGGTCTTCCACGCCGTTAAAAAAGTTTTTATAAGCCGGACCGCCGGGATTAACAAAAAAAACTGTATGACTATGAGTCTCCGGAGTTGAAAGGAGGAATTCCCGTTGGTATATATACCAAGAAATTCCTCCCAGTGAAATTATCAGAACAACAATAAAAATGAATTTCTTCATATTATAGAGCGATGTTTCTTGTAAAGTCAGTTAATACTATATGCTAATTATACGCTAGTTAACGGAGGATCTTTTCCATCTTATCCACAAGCATCCGCTCGCTTAGGGTACCGACAAATATTTCCAAGATGATGCCGTCGCGGTCAATGAAAAAAGTGGTCGGGAGAGTTTGTACCCCGTAGTTCCCGCTTGTCTCGCCGGTTGGGTCAGACAACACTTCAACGTCGTAACCCCCGCGGCGCATAAAATTAGCCACAACACTTTGATTCTCCTGACTGTCTATGGCAATGATGCGCGCGGACCGCACTCCGTCAGATGGGGGATTTCCCGCGAGATAGTCGTCAAAGATCTTTATCTGGTCAACTGATCCGGAGCTCCATGTTGACCAAAAAGTAAGTATCACCGGATTTCCCAAGAGGTCCGCGCGGCGCACACGCCCGCCTTGACTCACGTTCGGCGAGGTATGCCCGCCGGAAAGCGAGACAAGGTCAAAGTAGGGCGCGGCAAGACCCTCCCCCGCTTTTCCGTTCTCAAGCTCATTTTCCCCGGGAGTTTTCTCAACGCCCGGAGAAAACTTCGCGACAAAAGATCCTCCCGCGAAACGCAACAATAAAAAAATCCCCGCTATCACGACTGCCACAATGATGATTGTCTTTGTGTACTGCTTCATCGTTGTTTTCATTGTACCACTCAAACAGCCGGTTCCATAGAGAGCGTCCGCCATGAACACTTGGAAACCGGGTTTCCAAGTGGGTTTCCGAGTATTATGTGTAGAGATTGCTGTGCGTATCTATGTCAATAAATAGTACGGTGTCTTTTTGTACATACTCGTATAGTACGCGTATGTCCCCCGTGACATTAAAGCTTCGCAGGTGGGAGTATGCGCCGTGGAGAGGGTGATCGCGCAAGAGAGGGTTGGATGTATTTCTCATGAAAATATCCACTCTTTCTGCAAATTTTTTCTTTTCTCCGCTTCTGAGTTTTTGAAAATTTTTTCTGAATTGCTTGGAATAGACAATTTTCATTTTGATTCAAGACTTTTCATTAAATCTTTGACGTTATCAAACGGCCCGACAATATTTTTCCCGATTTTGTAATCTTTGCTTGCCTGCTTAAGCATCTTCTCCACTTCCGGGCGCAGTTGTGGTTCAATAGAAAAACGGACGGAGCGTTCTCGGATGAATTCTTTCAGGTAGGCATTAATTACTGTGCTCAAAGGAAGCCCGAGTTCTGCGGCTACTCGTTGAGCGCTTTCCTTCACCTCTTTGTCCGCCTTTATGTTGATCATTGTTTTCATGTAGTCTATTGTATATACAATAGACTATGCTTGTCAAGCACTGTGAACACTTGGAAACAAGGTTTCCAAGTGTGTTTTTTATTGCCTAGCGAGTGAGCGGAGAGAAAAAGTCTTCTTTTTCTCTCCCGAACGAGCGACGGCAACAAAAGGTTTAATACCCCGCCCCTTGGGGCGGCAAAAGGATTCGCGGAGCGAATACCTTTTGGGTCCAGGGCTTGCCCTGGGGGTTTAATACCTTTTATTTGTACCACCCGAACAGCCAGTCCCATAGACTGCGCTCGTCGCGATTTTTCTCCAAAGTAATATCTTGAGTGATAAAAGTCGGACTATCAAACACGACAGGGTCAATCTCTGCAGTATTGAATCCTTCTTTCTCCACGGCGAGCTCCCAGTCGCCTGCCGGCAAAAGAAGGGTGTATTCTCCGTTTTCGTTAGACACTGCGGATATGCCAGACGCCTCCGGGCGCCAAAATGACCAGAAATTCTTTTTGCGCGCCGGAGACGCCAGAGAAGAGGCGCTCACTGTCGCTCCAGCGAGAGGTTTCTCCAGACCATTCTCATCGGCATAGAGTATCTTCCCTTTTTCAGCCACTCGGAACGTGGTGAGTGTTTGTTCGCTTATCTCATTGCCAAGAGTGTCGGTGGCGGACACGGCAAGCGTGGAAGTGCCTGCCTCCCCGAGAAAGAATTCTCCTTTCCAGAGTCCCGTCGGGATGTCCTTCACGAGCATGGTCTTTCTTTCGTCCATTGCGTTCATTCGCATAAAAGCTTCTTTGGTGTCATGTTCAAGAGAAAGAGTGAGGGAGAGTTTCACTCCTGCCATGGCATTCCATACCCCATTCTTCGGCAAAAGCTTCATGCCCTCGCTCGCGATTTCAAAACTCCCCACGCGTGGTGGCGTAGCGTCAACAGTGATAATTTGAAATCTCTCCGATGAAACATTGCCTGCGGCGTCAACCGCGCGCGCCATTACCCGATATTCTCCATCTGGGAGCGAGAGCTTGCTTTTCATTGAAAATGAAGCATTTTTCCCCAAAAATCCGCGACTGATACTCCCTTTATACCATGGTGTCGGAGACGAATTCTTGGAAGAATCTGCGTCTATCGGCTCAAACCTATACTCAATAAACTCAATCCCTGAAGCGCTATCCGTCGCCTGCCCTCCCCCTTCAAACATTCCCCCTTTCCCGTATGTGGATTGTTGTATATTAAATTCTACCAATCGTGGCGGACTATGATCTATTGAAAAGGGAGCGCGCAGGGTTGAAGTCGCCAATCCATCGTTCGCTTCAAGACGCAGTTCGTAATTATTCCCTTCCGGCAATTTTGTCGTGTCCCACTCAAATTTATTTTCTTTGGGGTTCTTTACAAGCCCGATGAATGGTTGTCCGATAGGGCGGTAACTCAAAGCGCTGTTCAAAACGGTATCGCCGTCAGGATCAGAGGCGAGCCACGAAAGCACTGCTCGAGTGCCGACACCGCGCCCATCGCGAGGACTGGTGAACACCAGTCGTGGAGGGTTGTCATAAAGCACGGCACGTTCAACTATGACACTCTTGTTGAGAGCCTGGTCGGTTGCAAACGCCGAGACGAGAAAATTCCCTCGCGTAGGAAGAGAGACCCCAGTGATTCGAAACGAGCCGTCAAACGCGGCTGTGCCAATAAATTTTTTCCTTGCCTGACCGGCAGGCAGGCCATCCACTTCTACATTCACTGTGCTCCCGGGTTCGGATGTGCCACGCAATGTAAACTCAAACTTCCCTTTCCCTGCCGCTTCATTATTTGCCGAGGTTAAAAGAGCGCCTTCTCCCGGAAACAATATTTTTGGTTTTTCCGGCGGTGTGATATCAACAATGATCGGATGTTTCGCTTTCACGACAAAGCCGCGGCTATCGGTCACGCGCCAGATAATTTCATTCACTCCTTCTTTTAAATTTTGAAACAAAACGGCGAAACGTTCCTCGGGGGAGGAAAGAGCGCCGTCTTCTGCGGGAACTGCTATCCATCGTTTGCCGTCGGTCGTGCTATATTCAATCCGCGTTATATTCGGGCGAGGCGAAATATTTTCCGGCGCGGTGACCGTCCCGCGCACCGTCACGGATTTCCCGGACACGACCGTTCGGCGCCCGTCATCAAAACGAATGAATGGCAATTCGTTCTTGAGCCGTATTTTGATTGCCGTAGAGTAGGTCTCTGTAGCGCCATCATCAACCGTCGCGCGGAGAAGATAATCACCGTCGCCAAACTCCGTCGTATCAAAATTAATTTTATCGCTCGGTGTGTCCGAGATGATCTGCCAATCCTCCTCTTCAGGTGCCGATATTCCCTGGAGCGCCATTTCATAGCGGAAACGGATCTTATCGCCGTTGTCGTCGGCCGCTTGCAGGCTTATGGTCGTTGTCGCGGTAAGTGTCGCATTCTCCTTAGGGCTTACGATCGCAACGCGCGGCGCTACATTAAAAGAAACATGGATCACCGCTCCTTCGCTCAACGAATCGGCGCGGTCTTGAGCGACTACATTGATGATATTGATTCCGTTCTCGATGTTCTTTTTTAAACGCACATTTTTTATCAAAAATTCCCCCTTTGGATCGGCAGCTCCATGGTAAATATCCACCCCGTTCACGGTGACTATGATTTCAGTATCTTCTCTGGTCGTTCCTTTTATATCTATCGTTTCAGAGAGGACTTTCTCGTTGTCAGAGGGCGAAAGAACGATCGGCTTCCCGGGCGGATTGACACCCACGCTGAAAGTCCCGCCACCAACTATTATATTTCCCTTATTGCCAGCGAAATCAGTTCCTAAAACACGAATGGAAGCGGTGCCGTCAAATCCTTTCGTGACGAAATAAACGCCGGAAAACCTCCTCCCCGATCCGACGACCTCTACTTTTGCCGCTTCCGCCCCACGCTGGCTCACAAAAACCTCCGGTACGAGAGCGAGGTCTTCGGATGACTCTATAGTTATCGTCACATTTTCATTTTTTGCCACCGGCGGATCGGCGGACACGATGAACGCGGGCGGTGTGAGGTCAATATTAAAAAATTCCGACACCGCCTCGCCGATGTCGCCGACCGCATCAATGGCATTAACGATAATACGATAGAACTTTCCCTCCACGAGCTCTTTGATCTTCCATAAGAATGACCCGATAGCAGGCAAATCTTTTGCGATGAATACCTTGTCTTCGTCTTTAGTAAGCGTGTGGTCCCACTCGGCGATTTTATCCGAGTAAAAAATAGAAACCGGCAGTTCAAGTAAACCTAACTCTTTTTTTGTGATCCCGCCCGTTTCATCATTCTTGTCCGTAGCTTTGTATACAATAAGTCCTTCACTTGAGAAAATGGCACCCTCTTTGGGCGAGATGATTTCCACCTCCGGCCGATATGAAAGACGCCCGGAAGATTGTGACGGAAGCTCCTCCGGCGCCGCCCCTCCTCCGCCAGAGTATGGAAAAATCCTAAATGAAAACTCGCTTACAAATTGAGGAAGGGCTTTGCACTCTGCATATGTACGTGCGGGTTCCTCACAAATAGGATTCTCTGTCATTTCAAGAATGACGTAATTGCCGGGAACTTGGGGTAGGAAAAAGCTCCCGATATCCAGTGGTGGCGTTTCGCGCAAACATGCGGTATCAACGTCAGATGCGAAGCTCGCGGGGAGATCAAGATTGTAGATAGAAAATCCGAGACTCTGCGGATTTCCTGACGCGCAAAATACGTGGATTTCTCCACTGGCATCAAACGTATAGGTTGTTGCATCAAGCGTAATTGCTCGCGCAGATAAAGGAAAGAAAAAAAAGGCCAGCAAGAAAACAAGGAAGCAGGAGAGTTTCCCAAACATGAGTGCGTTACTGACCTTTGATAGGGACATTTGTGTTACTGACCTTTGATAGGGACATTTGTAGTGTCACCGCCTCCTGGGTTGACTGGCGCGACTTCTATAATTTTATTGAGCGACGGGCTATAGAGTATCGCCTTACGTGAGATCGGATACACAAGCACTTTGTCCCCCTTTTTGGCATTCGCAAAAAACGGCTGATTTTTTAATTTTTCCGGATCAGATACGGTGGCGAGTGTCGGTGTTTCGTCTGCGGGCAAGATCATAAGTCGGCCGACATCCGCCACAATATCGTTTAATTCTTGTTGCACGCTTTTTTGCGGGTCGACAGTCGCTTTCTGGTAGAAGTACACGCCCATGCCGATAGAAATGACGAGGAGCACCGCGAGAACATTCGTAACGAGGTTACGGGCGAAGAATGTTTTTTTTGTGGCAATGTCTTGTTCCATAGGTACTACATTACTTTATGGGTAAGTATACCATCCCTAAGCAAGGCAATGGAAGCACATAATCAATAACAATAAAGAGATTGTTCATTTCACGGCATAATTCTTAGCGGCAATGAGCAAGCTCTAGTTATCAACTAGAGTCAAATATGCGTCTCGGGCGCGGATTGGGCGGCGGGAAGAGACGTTAGTCACGCAGTCTGACTGCGTGGGATTTAGAGAAGCCTTCATGATATACTACCTAAATATGCGCACGAAAATAATTCTACTCATACTGTCCGTGAGTATTATCGCGAATGGCGTTCTCGGCTATAAGGTTTTCAACACAGAAGATACGCAAAAGCTCCTGCAAGAACAGTATCCGCTCCTGTCAAAAAGAATATTCGCAGATAGCCAAAATGACATCCTTATCAACTTTATCCCTCTGCGGCAGACTCTTAAGGAATACGTCGGAAAGCAGGAGGGCAAAGTCGGGGTGTACTTCGAATACCTGCCTTCCGGCACGTCAATCGGCGCAAATGACAAAGAGGAAATAATACTTGCCAGCCTGTCGAAAGTGCCCGCAGTCATATCAATTTTTAAAAAAATAGAACGGGGGCAGATGTCGCTCGATGACATTCTTATTATCAACAAAGAACATCTCGATCAGAGATTCGGCACTTTGTGGAAACAAGGCGAGGGAACCCGTCTTACCGTCGATGAGCTCATACGGCTAACGTTAATTGAATCTGATAATACCTCCTATAATGTTCTGCTTGGTCAGTTGCAAGGTCAAGAGTTAAACGACGTATACAAAAATTTGGATATTTCAATAACTATAAGACCGAAAGAAGATAAGAAACATCTGCGTGTCTCTCCTAAGAATTACTCTTCAATCTTCAGAAGTCTTTACCTATCCTCTTCCCTCTCGGAAAAAAATTCGAACTACATCCTCAACATTCTTACGAAAACAATACCCAAAGATAAGATAGTGGCCGGCGTGCCGGACACTATCAAAGTCGCTCACAAAATCGGAGTCTTTGAGGAACTTACTACCTCGGAAAACGTGTTTATCGACTGCGGAATCATCTATGTTCCAAATCGCCCTTATATTCTTTGCGCTTTTGTCTTAGACACAGACGAGCAGGCTAAAAAACATATCTCCTATATTTCTAAAATAATCTATGACTATGTATCAGGATCGGAGGAAACAAAAAAAGGGTGGGGGTTGGGAGAAAAACTCCTTGAAACAAGTTCCGGTACTATTTTGGATTAAGGTGAAATTGTTTGGTTCTCTGCTGTAAAGATTGTTTCAGCCGGAATTGCGCTATCTTGGGTTGGGATTGCCTCAAGAACGGGCGCGGGTTCTAGGGCTGGTTCTGCCGCCGACTCAGAAACGGGAGTAATCTCTGGAACGGGTTCAGGGGACGTGACAGTTTCTAGTTGAGGCTCTGAAATTAATTCAGACGCTGGCTCAGGAATGAACGCTGGTGCGGAAGTCGGTTCTGAGACAGGAGTAACAACAACAGAATCAGTATCAATAGACTCAAATGTCTTTGCGCCTTTCACCGCAAGAGCAATCCAACTAAATTGAATGTCTCCGGTCGCCGACTTATTGAGGAAGATGGTAAATCCTTTCGCGCTTTTATCCATAATAAGGTATCGGATGTCGTTCCCGAACACGGCTTCGACCCGTGCGGTGTTCTGCGCCGCGTCCTCCGCCGCATCAAGAGAGATGCTCGCGTTCACAACCGGCTGTTCCAAGTACTCGCGACTGAAAGCGACCGAGACCGCGCGGCTCCCTTTCTTCACCACCGCGAAGCCGGCGGTGTCGGTCGTGAAGTACGGCCGACCGAAGAATTCCGTATCGCCCATGAGTGCGAGAACGCCGGATTGCGAACCGACACTATTCACCGTCAATCCTCCTTGAATGGTTACCGCGCCGCCGAGCGTCAGACCGCCTGAAGAAGACAGGAACGCGCCGATGTCTATTGGTGCTTCTTCTTCAAGCGCGCGAACGCGCGCGCCGAGGTCGGTCGTGCTCGCCGTGAGCAGGACAAGTATCGGCGACTCGATGTCCCCCGCGATAACCCGGAGCGCGCGGAGCTCGGTCGTCGACGCGATGCCGCTCGCCGCGAGGTCGCCCTCTATCGAGAGCCCGTGCGCGAACGATGTCGTAGAGGCGAAGGATACTGGTCCGGCAAAATTTGCATTCCCAGAGACACTCATGTCGCCCGTCGTGAATCCTTTGTAAATCGCGCCCAAGACATCCGCAGAACTTGAGGCGACAAGCGTCGAGACCTCGCCTGCGAGAGTCGAGAAACGATCAGTAATCCCTTCAAGCCCAACGATATTATCTGCAACAAGGCCGCCCGCCCTCACTTCACCGGCAAAGAAGGCATTCCCCAACGCATCAAAGGTAATGACTGGTGTTGTTGTGGAAGCGATAGCTATGTTCGTACTGGTTGCATTACCGGCAAAAACAAACCTCCCATCAGAACCAAGGAGAACACTTAAATCGCCAGAGACTGATTCAAGCGAGTTCGCCACAACGCGGTCAACGACAATGCGTGGTGTGATAACTTCAAGACCCGCAATCAATCGGTCGGTTGTAATTTCTGAGAGATTCACAGCACCTGCGAGAGATGGCATCTGCACCATAAGCTGAGTAAGAGCAGATTTCCCAATATCTGCCGAGTCTTCTGCGCCGAGTCCTGGCAAGAGTCCCGCGACACCCGAGCCGTTTGCGTTGTCTGTCTTAATGAACATGAGTACCGACCCGACACCCTCTCCATTAAACCCGTCCATCGCTTGCCCAATAATCTGCCCTGCCTTTATCGCCTTCATTGCAACACCCGGAATAGATGAGGAGGTGAGAAGGTCCCCTGGCTCAATAGCACCGTTCTCAGCCGTAACCTTCACTGGTACACGACCAGACATCGCAACCATCACCGGCATAGCATCTGGG
This region includes:
- a CDS encoding ABC transporter substrate-binding protein — its product is MKKFIFIVVLIISLGGISWYIYQREFLLSTPETHSHTVFFVNPGGPAYKNFFNGVEDRLKELHHGEGLNIYKSDAEGDPEKLKNMISKAVQAKPDIVITISSQPTQQALKESDGQIPILSALGDPVEHGYVDSLKESGTNLSGVAQQNISLTPKRLELLKELIPTVKKVAVFYDTTCGPTKKARPIANELAPKIGLELTEFALTNPSRGELEEALKKITKKDYDALIFYPHGTLFSKADLFLTRAKEEGLPIIMPNEESLAEGAIASYGPSYYEMGRMTARLAEKILTDKIDIKSLPFEQPSVIDFYVSLSSAESLGITISPEIANKAKLVK
- a CDS encoding carboxypeptidase-like regulatory domain-containing protein — encoded protein: MFGKLSCFLVFLLAFFFFPLSARAITLDATTYTFDASGEIHVFCASGNPQSLGFSIYNLDLPASFASDVDTACLRETPPLDIGSFFLPQVPGNYVILEMTENPICEEPARTYAECKALPQFVSEFSFRIFPYSGGGGAAPEELPSQSSGRLSYRPEVEIISPKEGAIFSSEGLIVYKATDKNDETGGITKKELGLLELPVSIFYSDKIAEWDHTLTKDEDKVFIAKDLPAIGSFLWKIKELVEGKFYRIIVNAIDAVGDIGEAVSEFFNIDLTPPAFIVSADPPVAKNENVTITIESSEDLALVPEVFVSQRGAEAAKVEVVGSGRRFSGVYFVTKGFDGTASIRVLGTDFAGNKGNIIVGGGTFSVGVNPPGKPIVLSPSDNEKVLSETIDIKGTTREDTEIIVTVNGVDIYHGAADPKGEFLIKNVRLKKNIENGINIINVVAQDRADSLSEGAVIHVSFNVAPRVAIVSPKENATLTATTTISLQAADDNGDKIRFRYEMALQGISAPEEEDWQIISDTPSDKINFDTTEFGDGDYLLRATVDDGATETYSTAIKIRLKNELPFIRFDDGRRTVVSGKSVTVRGTVTAPENISPRPNITRIEYSTTDGKRWIAVPAEDGALSSPEERFAVLFQNLKEGVNEIIWRVTDSRGFVVKAKHPIIVDITPPEKPKILFPGEGALLTSANNEAAGKGKFEFTLRGTSEPGSTVNVEVDGLPAGQARKKFIGTAAFDGSFRITGVSLPTRGNFLVSAFATDQALNKSVIVERAVLYDNPPRLVFTSPRDGRGVGTRAVLSWLASDPDGDTVLNSALSYRPIGQPFIGLVKNPKENKFEWDTTKLPEGNNYELRLEANDGLATSTLRAPFSIDHSPPRLVEFNIQQSTYGKGGMFEGGGQATDSASGIEFIEYRFEPIDADSSKNSSPTPWYKGSISRGFLGKNASFSMKSKLSLPDGEYRVMARAVDAAGNVSSERFQIITVDATPPRVGSFEIASEGMKLLPKNGVWNAMAGVKLSLTLSLEHDTKEAFMRMNAMDERKTMLVKDIPTGLWKGEFFLGEAGTSTLAVSATDTLGNEISEQTLTTFRVAEKGKILYADENGLEKPLAGATVSASSLASPARKKNFWSFWRPEASGISAVSNENGEYTLLLPAGDWELAVEKEGFNTAEIDPVVFDSPTFITQDITLEKNRDERSLWDWLFGWYK
- a CDS encoding serine hydrolase; the encoded protein is MRTKIILLILSVSIIANGVLGYKVFNTEDTQKLLQEQYPLLSKRIFADSQNDILINFIPLRQTLKEYVGKQEGKVGVYFEYLPSGTSIGANDKEEIILASLSKVPAVISIFKKIERGQMSLDDILIINKEHLDQRFGTLWKQGEGTRLTVDELIRLTLIESDNTSYNVLLGQLQGQELNDVYKNLDISITIRPKEDKKHLRVSPKNYSSIFRSLYLSSSLSEKNSNYILNILTKTIPKDKIVAGVPDTIKVAHKIGVFEELTTSENVFIDCGIIYVPNRPYILCAFVLDTDEQAKKHISYISKIIYDYVSGSEETKKGWGLGEKLLETSSGTILD
- a CDS encoding GAF domain-containing protein; translation: MKYFSKKDFYSSVAFLLIGFLIVLLNLAWLIPTIGTMRHQISENEVEIVKRSQSEIEFFLDNQTANLTLPALFLNPDLGHPDNKAIVEKILNNPYFNKASLFDKNGRELFRADRFATVLETALENLSEKQEFITVINSGLPFFGDIRFTETLEPLSVVAVPVYFVRGEVAGVLSAELNIRALFSSLDSIRSVSGGHVYVVDKNGDLIFHRDPSLVLQQTNRSSLKIVDDILSGKEDLAVSDDDSYTYENEKKEKVLAAGGLIKETGWAVVFEEPKRIAMAPIEKIKLFALVVAFLGALILIVLNKLNRNLLNSKKELERAFNGAKRLADGQSVVALLGQKALGNSNIIDLMNETVKEVSQVLGTEYVKILELEPDGKNFILRAGVGWKAGFVGQALISAGTESQAGYTLLSEKPVVVKDLTKEKRFNAPALLKEHNVKAGMSVIIQGSDRPFGVLGVHTSLERTFSEADINFIQSVANVLSEAIERKKSEEIVKNNAEELGTMNKFMIGRELKMIELKAEIEELKKASGGTAAAL
- a CDS encoding type II toxin-antitoxin system mRNA interferase toxin, RelE/StbE family, giving the protein MKIVYSKQFRKNFQKLRSGEKKKFAERVDIFMRNTSNPLLRDHPLHGAYSHLRSFNVTGDIRVLYEYVQKDTVLFIDIDTHSNLYT
- a CDS encoding PAS domain-containing protein, with the translated sequence MENDEKTKALLDALLAALDETALVSATDAHGTIYYANDKFVEISKYSPGELIGQNHRILKSGFHPPEFYKELWGTIAQGKTWRGEIKNRAKDGSFYWVNSTIVPTMGPDNKPERYISVRIPITEQKISEEQLLKKNQELEKINKLMIGRELVMADLKKKIKALEQELSERKA
- a CDS encoding TlpA disulfide reductase family protein; translated protein: MADALYGTGCLSGTMKTTMKQYTKTIIIVAVVIAGIFLLLRFAGGSFVAKFSPGVEKTPGENELENGKAGEGLAAPYFDLVSLSGGHTSPNVSQGGRVRRADLLGNPVILTFWSTWSSGSVDQIKIFDDYLAGNPPSDGVRSARIIAIDSQENQSVVANFMRRGGYDVEVLSDPTGETSGNYGVQTLPTTFFIDRDGIILEIFVGTLSERMLVDKMEKILR
- a CDS encoding type II toxin-antitoxin system RelB/DinJ family antitoxin, translated to MKTMINIKADKEVKESAQRVAAELGLPLSTVINAYLKEFIRERSVRFSIEPQLRPEVEKMLKQASKDYKIGKNIVGPFDNVKDLMKSLESK